A portion of the Epinephelus moara isolate mb chromosome 4, YSFRI_EMoa_1.0, whole genome shotgun sequence genome contains these proteins:
- the LOC126389352 gene encoding uncharacterized protein LOC126389352 — MPKRKCSFIDELQKKIPIYRPDPVGIYGRLSAPCAKLAHMILCLIKVPGTSKLDFLIQKRVKKHDMCLKMDELDVSPPHRNRLNTQKKKAEKGNSSGKHGDKTTEAPTAKAAMDTLRKERDKWKARAEFLEEKLSDVTSERDICRTQLSDALASLKGAQQSRREDSDDEAMGGSEMQHDSEDDSEDDSESSSDSSESSDSSPDRKRKKKGKGKGKKSGKKRKNKKEKKA; from the exons ATGCCGAAGCGCAAGTGCAGCTTCATAGatgaactgcagaaaaaaatcccAATTTACCGTCCCGACCCGGTCGGGATATATGGGAGGCTGAGTGCACCATGTGCAAAGCTGGCACATATGATTCTGTGTCTAATAAAGGTGCCGGGGACCTCAAAGTTggattttctaatacagaagag GGTGAAGAAGCATGACATGTGTCTCAAGATGGATGAGCTTGACGTCTCGCCTCCTCACAGGAACAGGCTAaacacacagaagaaaaaagCGGAAAAAGGAAATTCTTCTGGAAAACATG GTGATAAGACTACAGAGGCCCCAACTGCCAAAGCTGCCATGGACACCCTGAGAAAGGAAAGGGACAAGTGGAAAGCACGTGCTGAGTTCCTGGAGGAAAAACTTTCAGATGTCACATCAGAACGTGATATTTGCAGGACTCAGCTCTCTGATG CTTTGGCAAGTCTCAAGGGGGCTCAGCAGTCCAGAAGAGAAGACAGTGATGATGAAGCGATGGGGGGATCTGAGATGCAGCATGACAGTGAAGACGACAGTGAGGACGACTCTGAGTCCAGCTCTGATTCGTCAGAGAGTTCCGATTCATCGCCggacagaaagaggaagaagaaggggaAAGGGAAGGGAAAGAAGAgtgggaagaaaagaaagaataagAAGGAGAAAAAGGCGTAG